In the Solanum pennellii chromosome 5, SPENNV200 genome, one interval contains:
- the LOC107019543 gene encoding uncharacterized protein LOC107019543: MVEVVNHVTGSSSSVPSSSAAAPINFDAGSPLYIHPSDSAGSVLVPVPFDGAGFRSWKRSVLRSLSVKNKLGFINGECMKPSPQSPDYRQWERCDAMVTSWILNSLSKEIADSVEYVFDSLELWRELQDRYDQTNGAKLYQIQKEINDLNQGILDITSYYTRMKKLWEELTTLSAKSICSCTCTCGAKQTMHKAEQDRRLI, encoded by the coding sequence ATGGTTGAAGTTGTGAATCATGTTACTGGGTCCTCATCCTCTGTTCCGTCATCCTCTGCTGCAGCTCCAATTAATTTCGATGCTGGAAGCCCACTATACATCCACCCCTCTGACAGTGCAGGTTCAGTGCTTGTTCCTGTACCATTTGATGGTGCTGGTTTTCGATCATGGAAGAGAAGTGTGTTGCGTTCACTTTCCGTGAAGAACAAGTTAGGGTTCATCAATGGAGAATGCATGAAGCCAAGCCCACAGTCTCCTGATTATCGTCAATGGGAGAGATGTGATGCCATGGTCACCTCCTGGATACTGAATTCCTTAAGCAAGGAAATTGCAGATAGTGTAGAATACGTGTTTGATTCATTGGAGTTGTGGAGGGAATTACAAGATCGATATGATCAGACCAATGGAGCTAAGTTGTATCAAATTCAAAAGGAAATTAATGATCTAAATCAAGGTATACTGGACATTACTTCATACTACACAAGAATGAAGAAACTCTGGGAAGAACTCACCACACTAAGTGCTAAGAGTATTTGTAGTTGTACTTGTACATGTGGTGCTAAACAGACAATGCATAAGGCTGAGCAAGACAGACGACTCATTTAG